The bacterium genome includes the window GGCGAGACCTGCGCCGCGGATCCGGGGAAGAGCACCAACGGCAGCGAGGCATGGCGTCGAATGGCGGCCACAGCGCAATCGAAATCGGGATTGTCATCCTGCGAGGTGCCGACCAAGAGCGCGGCGACACCGCACTCGGCCGCCTGCGCCCAGCGTGGATCGGGACGTTGCGGCGCGATCTTGTCGGGATCCAATAGCCATAGGAGCCGCGTCCCCTCCTGCCGCGCCGCCAGCAACCGCCGGTGGACAGTCCCGCTCATCCCTGCGTCTTGCCCCGGAGGAACGCGGCGAGAAGTTGCGACACCTCCGCCTTCGACAGCGGCGGAATGCTTCCCTGCGCGAAATCGGCGCGTCCGCCGCCGCGGCCCTGACGCGCCGCCGCCACCGACTTGAGGAACTGGCCGGCATCCAGCACCTTCGGCGCGCTGGAGGAAATCAGTGTCGCTCCGGCCGAGGTGGTGATGTAGGCGACCGTGGGTTCCGGCCGCTTCTTGGCGGCATCGGCCACGGCCTTCGCCTCATCGAGGGAATCGTAGGGTTCGGGCATCAGCAGATGAATGTCGAATCCGTCGAGCTTCTCGGCCTGCAACTGATGATTGCCCTCAACCAGTCGCTTGCGCGCCTTGTCCAGATCGGATTTCAGTGACTTGAATTCGGCCAACAGCGCTTCAACCCGCTCGATCAGTTTGTCCGGGGAAGTCTTGAGCAACTCGGCGGCGCGTTTCAAGGCGTCGTCATCGGCGCGCGCCTTTGCATAGGCGGCTTCGCCGGTGATGGCCTCGATACGACGCACTCCCGCGGCCACACCGGTCTCGGAAGCAATCCGGAACAATCCAATCTCGCCGGTCGAGCGCACATGCGTCCCGCCGCAGAGTTCCATGGAGTAGTCATTGATTTTCAAAACGCGCACGGTGTCGCCATACTTTTCGCCGAACAGGGCGGTGACGCCGTCGGCAATCGCCTTCTTGTATTCGGTGATATAGGGCGTGACCGGGTAGTTGGCCAGGATCGCGCGATTGACCTCGGTTTCGATATTGTCCAGTTGCTCGCGCGACAGCGGCCCGGGGTTGGAGAAGTCGAAGCGCAGACGGTCGGGCGCGACCAGCGACCCGGCCTGCAACGCATGCGGCCCGACATACATGTGCAGCGCTTTGTGCAGGAGATGGGTCGCGGTGTGGTTGCGCTGGATCATTCGGCGACGCGCCGCCGCGACTTCGGCTGAGACGGTCTTGCCGATCCACTCTGACGGGTTCCCCTTGACCGCATGCCCGTGGTGGACGATGGCCTTGTCGGCTTTTTCCATCCATTCAACCGCGAACACCAGATCGTTGCCTGCAACAATCTCGCCGATGTCGTCGATCTGCCCGCCCGATTCGGTATAGAACGGCGTCTGGTCGAGCACGATCGAGGCGTTGTCATCGGAGACCCAGAGGATTTTCGCCTCCAGACGGGTGGCATCATAGACAAACTTTGACTCAATCCCCAATCCGACCGCCTTGGAGACCGATTGATCCTTGAATCCGGTCTGCGCGCGTGAGCGTTCGCGCTGCTCGGCCAGCGCCGCCTCGAATCCCGCCTCATCCACGGTCAATCCGGCCTCGCGCGCCAGCACTTCGGTCAGATCAAGCGGGAAGCCGAAGGTGTCGTAGAGTTTGAACGCCTCAACCCCGGGGATGACCTTGTTCTTCGCCAGCTTCTTGACTTCCTCGAAGCGCTGCAGCCCGGCATCGAGCGTCTCGGCAAACCGCGACTCCTCGCTTTCGATCACATGCACGATGTGGTCGCGGCGTTGGCGCAGCTCGGGGTAGGCATCGGCCATCACGTCGATCACGGTGTCGACAAACCGGTGCAGGAAGGGCCCGTGGTACCCCAGCGACTTCCCATGCCGCGCGGCGCGGCGCAGGATGCGGCGCAACACATACCCGGCGCCCTCGTTGCCCGGCATGCCGCCGTCGGCGATGGTGAAAGTCAGCCCGCGCAGATGATCGGCGCAGACACGATGTGGGATGCCCTTTTCCCCCGTGCTGTAAGGCACGCCGCAGTCCTCGGCGATGGCGCGGATGATCGGCTGGAAGAGGTCGGAATCATAGTTGGATGTCTTCCCCTGCACCACCGCCGCCAGCCGCTCGAACCCCATGCCGGTGTCGACCGACGGCTTCGGCAGCGGCACGGTGGTTCCGTCGGCGCCGCGGTTGAATTGCATGAAGACCAGATTCCAGATTTCCAGGTAGCGGTTGCAGTCGCAATTGACGCCGCAACCGGGCCTGCCGCACCCGTACTGGGGTCCCAGATCATAGTGCAATTCCGAACAGGGCCCGCAGGGGCCGACATCCCCCATCGACCAGTAGTTCTCCTTCTCGCCGAAGCGCAGCACCCGGTCCTTCAACTCCGGCGCGATCTTCTTCCACAGCGTCTCGGCTTCATCATCGGTGGTGAACACCGTCACCCACAGCCGCGACTTGTCGAGGCCGATTGTTCGCGTGAGAAACTCCCACGCGTACCCGATCGCCTCTTCCTTGAAGTAGTCGCCGAAGGAGAAATTGCCCAGCATCTCAAAAAAGGTGTGATGCCGCGGCGTGACGCCGACATTCTCGAGGTCGTTGTGTTTGCCGGAGACTCGGAAGCACTTCTGCGACGAGCAGGCGGTCTTGTAGGGACGGCTCTCCTGACCGAGGAAGACCAACTTGAACTGGTTCATCCCGGCGTTGGTGAACAGCAACGACGGGTCATCCTTGATAAGCAGGGACGAGGAGGGGACCACGGCATGGCCGCGATCGGCGAAATATCCCAGGAACGTTTGGCGTATCTCAGTGGCTCTCATCGGTGTCCTATCGGTGGATCAAATACGGAAGAAACGACTTTTGCGGAGTCGAAGCAAGCCGCCGGGACGCCGGAAAACGACCGGGATCAGAGCCAATCGGGGAAATCACGGGCGAGGACAGCGCGGATGTCCTCGTAGGCGAAGCCGCGCCGCGAAAGGAATCCGAGGAGCCGTTGCTTCAGTTTTGAGCGCTCCTCCTTCGCCCCGTCCCAACGCGCCAGCCGTGAGGCGATCAACTCGCGCAGGGCGGCCTGCTCATCCTGGCCGCTGTAACGCCGCAACGCTTCCGCCGCCCGGGCATCGGGAATGCCCTTCTGCCGCAGTTCGTAGGCGAGCGCCGCCTTCCCGCGCGGCGACAGCCGACGACGGGTCTCGACCCACGCCGACGCGAACCGGGCGTCGCTCTGCAACCCATCGGCCTCGATCTGCCCCAGCACGGTGTCGATGACGGCCACGTCGAACTTCTTCCGCCGCAGCGCGGTTCGCAGTTCGGCGCGCGACCGCTCACGCCGCGCCAGAAGCCCGATCGCCGCCTCGCGCGCGGCGGTCAATTCCAGAAGACGATGACGCTCGGCTGTCAGCGCCTCCCCCTCGGCCACCTTCAACGCCAGAATTGATTTGCGCGACAATTCGAAGGCGTACACCCCATCGATATATAGGCGCACCTTCCCCGGCCGCGCCGGATGCGTATCGAGTTTGGTGAGTTTCATCAGGCGAAGGTCAGACGCCGCGATATCCGGCTCCCAGACTTGCGGCTTCTCGGCATCGATCTGGCGATTCTTCATGCGAGCCGTTCGTTTACCGTCACGTGCGGATCACCCGTCGTGATCACCGCCTTGGGGCGTCTGACGCTCGCGTTAACTGGCCGAGGGGCGCGCAGCGACCGGAAGGTCCGCGTTGAACGCATTGTGGGCGGCAACCCGTTCACGTGTCGATGATCTTCCAATACGAGTCCTTCTGGA containing:
- a CDS encoding regulatory protein RecX; its protein translation is MKNRQIDAEKPQVWEPDIAASDLRLMKLTKLDTHPARPGKVRLYIDGVYAFELSRKSILALKVAEGEALTAERHRLLELTAAREAAIGLLARRERSRAELRTALRRKKFDVAVIDTVLGQIEADGLQSDARFASAWVETRRRLSPRGKAALAYELRQKGIPDARAAEALRRYSGQDEQAALRELIASRLARWDGAKEERSKLKQRLLGFLSRRGFAYEDIRAVLARDFPDWL
- the alaS gene encoding alanine--tRNA ligase codes for the protein MRATEIRQTFLGYFADRGHAVVPSSSLLIKDDPSLLFTNAGMNQFKLVFLGQESRPYKTACSSQKCFRVSGKHNDLENVGVTPRHHTFFEMLGNFSFGDYFKEEAIGYAWEFLTRTIGLDKSRLWVTVFTTDDEAETLWKKIAPELKDRVLRFGEKENYWSMGDVGPCGPCSELHYDLGPQYGCGRPGCGVNCDCNRYLEIWNLVFMQFNRGADGTTVPLPKPSVDTGMGFERLAAVVQGKTSNYDSDLFQPIIRAIAEDCGVPYSTGEKGIPHRVCADHLRGLTFTIADGGMPGNEGAGYVLRRILRRAARHGKSLGYHGPFLHRFVDTVIDVMADAYPELRQRRDHIVHVIESEESRFAETLDAGLQRFEEVKKLAKNKVIPGVEAFKLYDTFGFPLDLTEVLAREAGLTVDEAGFEAALAEQRERSRAQTGFKDQSVSKAVGLGIESKFVYDATRLEAKILWVSDDNASIVLDQTPFYTESGGQIDDIGEIVAGNDLVFAVEWMEKADKAIVHHGHAVKGNPSEWIGKTVSAEVAAARRRMIQRNHTATHLLHKALHMYVGPHALQAGSLVAPDRLRFDFSNPGPLSREQLDNIETEVNRAILANYPVTPYITEYKKAIADGVTALFGEKYGDTVRVLKINDYSMELCGGTHVRSTGEIGLFRIASETGVAAGVRRIEAITGEAAYAKARADDDALKRAAELLKTSPDKLIERVEALLAEFKSLKSDLDKARKRLVEGNHQLQAEKLDGFDIHLLMPEPYDSLDEAKAVADAAKKRPEPTVAYITTSAGATLISSSAPKVLDAGQFLKSVAAARQGRGGGRADFAQGSIPPLSKAEVSQLLAAFLRGKTQG